The following nucleotide sequence is from Pungitius pungitius chromosome 6, fPunPun2.1, whole genome shotgun sequence.
GCTTCATACTTGTAATCCAAGAAAAATATGACAATGTAGCCCCGTCCTTTATAATGCCCGCATGGATTTGCAAATACAATTTCAGACGCCCCTAAAGTGCACTGTTGCATTTCTCCCCTCTGCAGTGGTTCACGCCATATGAAAGTCTACACGGTCGACCCAATGGAGACATTGTACTTTCATCTAATTAGCTAACCATCCAACTAATCCAAAACACTTAACTGGCTTTTCTTCAGAGTTTGACTTAACTGATCAATTAGCCGTAATCCTGTATACTGAAGCATGCGCTGTAATGGTTTGCCGCTGAATTGCCTGCAGACCTTGCTGTCTTCGGGGCACTGTGCTGTGTCTTAAACATGTCGATCTGTTTTTACACACAGAACTCGCCTAAGACGATGTGTCACAGCCCCGCGCCCGGACGCCGTGACGGACGCCAGGAAGACGGGACGTTCGCTGTCGCTGAACACGTTGGTGTAGAAGCCTCCACGGGGCAGCGCCGAGTGGCTCTGGCACACTGCGATGCGACCAGACGGGTAGCTggagagggtcaaaggtcaaaaaggGGTCAGCTGCAGTGACCCTAGCCATGTGTTGTACACCTCTGGAGTGGAATATTTATGAACGGGGGAGTAACGCGAGGAGCATACTAGATGAACGAGGAGCCGTCTTCCATCATGTAGTGTAGTTTCTGCAGCTCTGGGTCTTGCTGCTTGACTTCTGGTATCAGAGGGATCCCATCGACTAAGGAGGCCGGCTTGGGCGTTATCCTCGCCCTCCTGTCCTTCAGTTTGGCCTTTGCCTCGCCGTAGTGGCGGAGTATGAGGGGCTTGCTGAGGTCCTGTACAGCCGTTTTCAGTTTTCTATCCGGGGATTAAGCAAATTTATATTTGTGCATGAATAACTATGTTTGCAAATGAAGCATCCACAAGGTACAATATCAGATTACTAAATGTAATATCCAgttggtattttttttgttgtcacatATGCTAAAGAAATATCACTCTCCAAATCTGAGAGATTGAGTCTGAgtcattaacattaaaaatacacTGAGTCTACAAAGCTGGTAACCTCTTTGAACCACATGCTTACATCAGAATACTATGTCCAATGACAGTGGTAACATGCTGATTTTTGGCTAAAGATGATCACAATTCAACTTGAGGGGAAACACAAAGGTGTGTACCAAATGCCATGATCAGAGGACAGCTTGATTTTGCATTCAAACATATCCAGTCATCCATAGAAAAGTCTGATTAGAAATATAACCCGTCTTTTGGCAAACATTTGTCGAAGGAGGAATACAGCCACACACTCGGGACTTCTTGCCGCCTGTAGTCGCTCCAGCACCCACTGACACAATCTGACCGGCTGATGCTCGTCGCAGGACGGGTGCTGTGGCTGTATGATCCAACCTGGACACAAATCACATCCAGCTGAGGCAGCGGGGCCACAAGAAGCACGAGTGGACACCATTTATCCATCAGCCCCACGTTTTACCTGGATGGCTGCAGCTATTGGATGAAAGCGGGAAAGTGACGGTGGAGCTCTGAGCTGTTGGGATGTGAGAATATGAAACTTCAAGTCAATCATCTGAGGTCTTAAATTCACCTTTTTATTCAATCTGTAGAGACAAATACTGGCCATATATCAGTGCCATCCAGGAGCTTAATAAAAATAGGAGCTCTGTAACTGATTAACAGACAGGAGCCAGGTACATTGTCCCGTCCGGTAAACTAATCCTCTCACTTGCTCACAGGTTCAAATGTACGTCTATCATATCTTTCGGCGTTTTCTTTTAATGTCGATTTTGGTTTTAGTTCTGTAACTATGCTTGttgaaaaataatgtatatgTACTCAATCCAGCTGTAAAACAATAATGTGTTGGGCAAATaatgattttacatttacagcCTGATGGTTTATTAAATTAGAGGAACCCCATGTCATTTACTTAAGAGCAGAGCTGATTACTAAAGTTAGCATTAGACTTTTATTCAAGCCTTATAATAATAAACCATCATTCCATAATGACAAACCATCAATTACAAAAGACTATTGATTTTGGGTCAGATATTTAGCAGGACtttttttgaaatgtaaaaagagcAAGTtcatgagatgttttttttttccagactcAAAATGTTGTTCTAATTATTAATCTTAAAGACTTTAATTGATCATTTTTTAACCACCAACAACCTTTCATTTTCCTTATATGAGAGCTATATATATGTAAAGTTAGGCATTTCTTGTGTTTTATACTTGGCTGATTCGATTTTTTTATGCTGGCACATAAGCATCTTTCGgattttaattatgtttttcCTCGTTGAAATGGGTTTCCAAAAAAGTGTGACCAAGAGAAGAATTCACCTCCAAAAGTgggttttccctttttcttgcGTGTGTCTGAGCAGCTTGGTGGTTTTCTCACAGCGGGACCAGCTTTTTCCACAACACACGAGTTACTTTCTCCCGCCTCCGCCTGGTCTCCGGCAGACACCCGACGGGATGAACTTTCATCCAACTCCCCGGAACACGTGTCAGCAAGTTCCGCGCTCCCCCATCGCATCGACCCACTGGTCAGATCTCCCCAGGAGTAATTCAGAATATTGACAATCCCGTGGGGAAGATGCCCCTCCTCGGTCCACTTGTGTTGGGAGAGTAGAAGAGCCACTTCCTCCAACAACCGAGGGGCCGCACGCTTGTATGCGCCCATTGGATCGCGGCCCATTGTGTCGGGTGCAGCGCCGCCGGGGGGTGAGGTATCGGGTTTAACGTCTCCGCATGTTTCACCTGACAGCCTCCGTGGGGGCTCATCGAGACAGGCACCCCCCGTGTGCTCGTTCTCTCCACTGCTATATGGGGACAAAAATGAGGAAAGTATGCATCTTTTGTGGCACGAGGAGACCGTGGAAGGATTCGCGGCGACGAGGGTTGGGTTTGATTTACCTTTGCGTCGCGTGCACGCCGTCATTCGTCGAATTAACATGCAAAATGTTGCTCCGTGCCCCTTTAATCCGATTTTGTTTGGTTGGCTGCCGAGAGGGATCATTAACAGTGTTCAAAACGGTGATTGTTTCTAATAAACTGAAGTCAGAACAATTCATCAACCATTAACCCACCTGGTCAAAGAAATACAAAGGTCCAGTTCTGAGTTCGTTCATCGGGACagaataattcattatttcctTGTGACGTCCTTGcaacaaaacatcaacacacCCGAAGTGCACCTttcacttcttcttcctcttctgtgtGCGGGGCTCGTTGCTTGGATACACTGTGCAAAAAAACCGCGATACGCACCGGCAGTGATCGACTCCGGGAGTCCGACTGGCAATGATTGACAGCTAAATTATTACTGAAAATAACGGatgcggtgtttttttttcaatctgggCACACGGGAGAAGTGACGCAGAAAAGGCGCAGCGGGCAGACGCACAGTAACCCAAAACTTTGCGCCTGGACGCTCAGATAAAGTGAGAATTCAGCAATGTAGTGaagctccttttttctttcttttttacatcaGTCGCTTCACTAAGCATTTGAGCCTCGTGGTCTTCTTATTTTCTGGCCTATACGCGTTTGTGACAAAGTCTGATTCAAATCACATCTGATGATGCATGAAAGCTTCGCTCCTTGGGGAGGACGGTGGATCGTCTTCCTCGAGGCTTCTCCGCTCAAGTTGTTGCACTCTCAACAGCTCATTGTTGTCTCCGACTCCTCCAGCACACGTTTCTACTTTCTACCACTGGAGGCTCCCAGCAGCTCATGCGTCACTTCGTCCCTCGGTCGCCGGTGATGGCGCAGCTACAGCGTGAAGTGGAGCCTCAACTTCTCAATGGGGGCGActtgatggaggagagagaagaccCCGGCGCCCCGGGAATagtaaagaaaaggagaagaaagaataAGAGGAGGAATAAGATCTCCACACCAGGTAAGATCCGGCAGAGCCGGAGAATCCAAATTGTCTCCTATAGTACCACTCGATAAAGAGCACGAGCATCGGATTCGCGGGACAGGAGACTTCGCAACCTGTCAGGTGGGACTCCTGTCCAGCTGTCCCAACCCGGAGCGGCTGAGCTCATCTGGACCCGGGACAGTCTCTGGAAATAGCAATGTATCATTCAAATTGATTGAAAGCTGTCATTTTAAGATGTGGTTGGAACACAATTTTTACTCCagattaaatatgttttataaatCCCCCTAAGCTGCATGGAATTATGTAATAGAAGCATCCACAGTTTTAGTGCCATAAGATGACAACCACggtgatataaaaaaaagaaaaaaaagaaaatgaaaacatgaaagaaTAAATTGCAGAAAGCTTGACTTTTTAAACCTCATTGAAGTGTTGTGCACACAGCTCGCTCTTTGAAGGACTTAATGTCATAATGCTGCAAGGTACATGTGCCCTTGAAGATATTGACTTCCAAGGCATTGAAAGAAATTATGCACAAACATTGCCAAGTTGAGATTGTAGTGGATGCACTTTCCAAACCATAAATGTCTTACTTActccatatgtgtgtgtttctttgtgtgtgtccatgcatgcatgcatgcgatCGGTGTACACGTGCGTGTTCACCTGCACATGCAtgcacgggtgtgtgtgtgtgtgtgtgtgtgtgtgtgtgtgtgtgtgtgactttgcaGCAGGGACAAACGAAGCTGAGGGGGATGGAGAAGCCAGAGGTGTTGTTGATGTGACCAAACAGTTGGAGCAGCAGACAGTAGAGgacaaggagagggaggaggacggagaagaAGGTAACTCCTCACCactaccatcatcatcatcatcatcaaatgcTGCTGTGGTGACCGTGTTGATCTTTGAGTTCCTGAAAGTGTACAGGGAAATTGTGCCGGTCATATCTGCAAAGTGATGTCTGATTTTCATTAGCACACTGGGAATTGTGCCCAAGCGCCTGTCGACGGTCCTCACTTTACAAACTGTATGGAAACTAATGACGATCTTaacagatggagatggagagaactcagctggaaagaagaagaggaagaaaaaaaagaagaaaggttGTACGCCCCTTTTCTGCACCCACGATTACTTTGGATCAAATTCACATGCATCTCAATTTAGAATTTGAATTAAAACTGCGGTCCACAAACGAGTGACAGAATACTTCAAGGTCACATCGGATTCGATTGATGGACTGAGAGCACACCAATAAAAAGCTTCTCAGTGTTTGAATTAAATCATACAACAGGTGCCCGAAAGCAGGTTGCCTTGGTTGATTAGTATCATTATGACAGTCACATAATGTAGGACAGACACATTTTGTCCTACACCTCGAAGGACACTGTACAAGCCGGACAGAACCCTCAACATTCATGACATCTATGTCCTACATATTGTCATGAGCCCTGTATAAAAGTGCTTTTACATTGCTTAATTAGATATATACACACGTCACAATCGAATGGATTCTCACAGACATAATTGGTTTTCTGTTCTATCTCTCTGACTGCTTtcatctgtttcttcttctcactATCTGGGCCACAGTGAAGGGACAGACTGACCCTCCCTCAATCCCTATTTGTGAGCTCTATCCCAGCGGAGACTTTCCAAAGGGAGAGGAGTGTGAATATCCACCATCGAAAGACGGGTGTGTGACCTCCACGCCGTCCCTCGCACTCAGCAGTAGTCTTGCACTCGGTGACATGCCtagtttttatttctctggTTCAACAACGTGACGAGGCGGGGTATTTACCGCGTGGTTTAATTTCCTGTTCGGGTGCAAATTTAGTAACACAGCTTCCACCTGCAAGTAATAATGAATTTCTCCTCTCTGTGGTACTCGTGTctacctaacccccccccaccccccctccccctccaggcGCAGTGCAGCGTGGCGGACCACCAGTGAAGAGAAGCGGGCGCTGGACATGGCCAACGAGGAGATGTGGAGTGATTTCAGGGAAGCGGCTGAAGCACATCGGCAGGTCCGCACGTACGTCCGCAGCTGGATCAAACCTGGGATGACCATGATTGACATCTGGTGAGACATGCACCGAGACGTGGCCCCTGAGCCCCCTTCAATGGACCTAAATCTCAGCTGCTCATTCCTGCCCGGGATCATTTGTGACCGACTTTGGCACCTTTTCATCCTAACCTGAAACTTACTGtttttaaaatcatcaaataaACCCGCTTCTGTGGTTTCAACCTGCTCTGCCCACTCTtcattctttgttgttttgtgctgCTTTCGGTTTCTGGCAGTGAGAAGCTGGAGGACTGCTCCAGGAGGCTCATCAAGGAAAACGGGCTAAAGGCCGGCCTGGCCTTCCCCACCGGCTGCTCCATCAACCACTGCGCTGCCCACTACACCCCGAACGCAGGAGACCCCACGGTGCTGCGCTACGACGACGTCTGCAAAATAGACTTCGGAACGCACGTCAACGGTGAGAGCGCGCTAATAAACTTTTAAAGGGATTCAAAGGCCATTTTACGCTTTGGATTTATTATGTTAAAATGCTAATATTTCTGCAAAAGGAAGGAACTGTTGTGATTAACCAaacctttttgtctttctaGGTAGAATAATAGACTGTGCCTTCACCGTCACTTTCAATCCAAAGTATGACAGGCTGCTGGAGGCTGTAAGAGATGCAACAAACACCGGCATTAAGGTAATGAAGATCTTAGTTCTGATCACAGTAACATATGTCTAGACTGCAAGGTATTACACTTAATCCTCtagaataatataaatattgattATTGTGTACCATAAAAATGACGAACAAAAACTGAACTaatggattttaaaataaagaaatttaaTATGTAGCAAATGTGCACAAATACAGTTGGTCAATAGCacacagaataaaaataatatttaaaaaatctgtGGCTTCTTTAGTGTAAATTagttacctttaaaaaaaaagcaagcacCTTATACAATGTGGAAAATGAAAACTATGGTTCAACAGCTTATAGAGAGAGAATTTAAGTACATAGAGACTCACATAATCAGGAGATAAGGATGCAGTAAATGATGGAAGACACAAATTGCACTTGTCCTCTTAGTATCAGTCTCACATTTCAGGAACCATTCATTCACCATTCCTGTGGTCAGAGATTCAAGTTCaagaatatattaatattttgaatAACATAGTAGCTGTTCATCATATGGTGCGTGCGTACACCTCCATGCCTCAGTTTGCAGGAATTGATGTGCGCCTGTGCGATGTTGGTGAGACCATTCAGGAAGTCATGGAGTCTTATGAAGTGGAGATTGATGGGAAAACCTATCAAGGTAATAGGAGGTCACTTGTCACCGCTCTTCTTTCATGCACATGTGCAATGCTCCTTCCCTTTTATTCAACCTCTGCGTGGATCTTCTCTTTATAGTGAAGCCAATCAGGAATCTCAATGGCCACTCTATTGGACAGTACCGGATACACTCAGGGAAGACTGTCCCCATCGTTAAAGGCGGAGAAGCCACGAGGATGGAGGTTTGTACAGCCTACTCAAAATAATTTTGCACCTTTGCCAAAAGGTGGAAATGACGAGATTCCGGAGCACAAAACAATACTCTAAGCTACTTGACCTTGCTTattaataaaccttttttttaaaaatgatatgTAATTAGAAGACCATATGCCTGGTTAAGGTTACGATGTGGTGTGGAAAGGTCTTTCCATTCACTGCTTCTTAGTTCTCCTCGTCAGCACTTTAATTACACCTTTAATGGAATTACCAGCCGCATCGAGTGGCGACACTGGTTAAAACTGCAGCTCCTCATTTTCATCACAGGAGAATTGCAGTCATCCAGGGCTCATAGACAGGCTGCCTTCAACCAAGGATAAACGTGGCTTTTTCCCAATCTTCTATACACTgagcacacacactgagacccGCGCCCTGCGCACCGCCGCCAACAGAACTGAGCCTTTTAATTGGCAAGTAGCTGAGTCAAGCATTTCACCTGATGGTTCCAGGAGGGTTAGGGGGTGTCGGTGGGAGGTTGCTGCTGAGGTTGCAGAtttgtgtgttgtatttttagCTGAATTGTGTTGATGAAACAGGGCCATTACCTCCTTTGTGATCAGAGCGcggcagctgggggggggcgcgtgccACAGGGCTACCGGCACTTTGACACGCCCTCGGTGCAGAGGGAGAGGGTGACGCAGTGTTATCAGCGAATACCACAGGGACACAAACAGCAATCGAGCGCTGATCGAGACACAAAATTGCCAGCCAAGCCCAGCCAGTCAACTCACACAAGGCGCTCGCGTGCAAAGAGCATTTCTGTCGTTAATAAAACTGCACATGAATTTGTCAGCTGCTGCCATCCTGAGGTTTTTAATTTActctgtgtctcccccccccccccagagtgttTTTGTCCTGTCAGTAACATCACACCGACTCAGTTATTATATCACTTATTCTACATCAACCAACCAAATGAGATTTGAGTTTGATCTGGTTTTGTTGCCCGCCAGGAAGGTGAAGCTTACGCCATTGAGACATTTGGCAGCACAGGGAGAGGTGCAGTCCACGATGACATGGAGTGCTCACATTACATGAAAAACTTCAATGTCGGACACGTATCGATAAGGTTGGTGCTGGCAGTTTTCAGCTCATCCCTGTATTTAAATGCCAAAATTGTTGGTTGCTTTGCGCATATTTTGCCTGAAAAGCCATCATTTTGACAAATGTCACAACACCAGAGTGATTGTTTACATCTACGGAGCCAATCTCTGGTTTGTCTCACTGGGGACTCTTTGTTATCATGCTGCAGACTTCCGAGGGCTAAACATCTGCTGAACGTGATCAATGAGAACTTCAGCACTTTGGCATTCTGCCGTCGCTGGCTGGACCGCCTGGGTGAGAGCAAGTACCTGATGGCGTTGAAGAACCTGAGCGACCTTGGCCTCATAGATCCATACCCACCTCTCTGTGACATCAAGGGCAGCTACACCGCCCAGTACGAGCACACCATCCTACTCAGGCCCACGTACAAGGAGGTGGTGAGCAGGGGAGACGACTACTAACCACGCGCCAAAACTCGAGCCGCGCTGGGAGGAGCGCGGCGGCTCAAAGACCACAAACCTCGGGCTGATGGAAAATATGCAATCGTGCTctgattttcattttcactgCTTGAATACCATTGCGTAGGTAGTTATTGGGGTTAGGTGGATGTTCAAAGGGCAAATACTTGTAAGCGACATCCACGATACAAGTGTTCATTTTACGAAGCATCAGGCCAATAGACAAAGGGCACATTTGTAACAAAGGTAGTGTTGTCATTTTAGTCACATTTTTGTGTCCTGCTTTTAGGAAGTATGAACATGAATATATGCAaaagaaacatgcaaaaaaGTTTGGGGCGACCAAATGGCCGGAAAATGCTTAGAAGTGCTAACTGAagtgaaatatttatatttctacaGTTCTCCATTTTGATTTGAGGCAGTTTTGTAAGAAATTGTTATAAATCTCTCATCAATTAACGTGTGCGTGTTGTGCCTAAAAGCTCCCAATGCAGTACAAGTATCTGAGGATTAAAAGGTGTATTTCTCGCCTTTAACCAAAGGAGGGCGGCACTAAAACATCCTACACTAGTGAACAGATTACAGTAAAACACATCAGGACTTGTACTTTAGCTTAATGTCCCCATGGAAATAAACAGACTTTTCCCCAAAGAACTAAGAATGAGCACACTGATTTATTGTTTACAGTTTAGAtgggaatttaaaaaataaaaaaaataaaatacaggacACAGAAATAACAATAGAAATATGTCAAAGGCCGAGTACATTCACGCACCCCAAATGACCACCGTGTCCATTACAAGAGCTCCAGCCCCTTTCCCTTATTTTAGCAAAGTCTGAATCAATGTACAATGAGGTCACGTTTGAGGAATGCATCCTGTCTCATTGAAATAGTCCTCCTTGGAGAGAGCAAATGACCAGTTCTTCACTGAGCTTTTGCTCCAAAATGAACTCAGGATTTGATAGACTGAAGTCACTGGCTTTTCATACATGTTGATTTTGGGGCAGCCGGTGCAACAGGCAACTAAAAGGAGCCCGTGTCCAGAGTGCGCTCTCTCAAAAACTTGTGAAGCGAGTCACCTCACAAGGAAGCAGGCTGGACCAAGGAGGACAGAAGCACCTCACAGAATGCGACATGACAACAGCCCACTCTCGTAGCTGAACGGGCTGTGA
It contains:
- the LOC119196013 gene encoding methionine aminopeptidase 2-like, whose protein sequence is MRHFVPRSPVMAQLQREVEPQLLNGGDLMEEREDPGAPGIVKKRRRKNKRRNKISTPAGTNEAEGDGEARGVVDVTKQLEQQTVEDKEREEDGEEDGDGENSAGKKKRKKKKKKVKGQTDPPSIPICELYPSGDFPKGEECEYPPSKDGRSAAWRTTSEEKRALDMANEEMWSDFREAAEAHRQVRTYVRSWIKPGMTMIDICEKLEDCSRRLIKENGLKAGLAFPTGCSINHCAAHYTPNAGDPTVLRYDDVCKIDFGTHVNGRIIDCAFTVTFNPKYDRLLEAVRDATNTGIKFAGIDVRLCDVGETIQEVMESYEVEIDGKTYQVKPIRNLNGHSIGQYRIHSGKTVPIVKGGEATRMEEGEAYAIETFGSTGRGAVHDDMECSHYMKNFNVGHVSIRLPRAKHLLNVINENFSTLAFCRRWLDRLGESKYLMALKNLSDLGLIDPYPPLCDIKGSYTAQYEHTILLRPTYKEVVSRGDDY
- the LOC134131225 gene encoding uncharacterized protein LOC134131225; its protein translation is MNYSVPMNELRTGPLYFFDQPTKQNRIKGARSNILHVNSTNDGVHATQSSGENEHTGGACLDEPPRRLSGETCGDVKPDTSPPGGAAPDTMGRDPMGAYKRAAPRLLEEVALLLSQHKWTEEGHLPHGIVNILNYSWGDLTSGSMRWGSAELADTCSGELDESSSRRVSAGDQAEAGESNSCVVEKAGPAVRKPPSCSDTRKKKGKPTFGAQSSTVTFPLSSNSCSHPGWIIQPQHPSCDEHQPVRLCQWVLERLQAARSPECVAVFLLRQMFAKRRVIFLIRLFYG